A part of Solibacillus sp. FSL H8-0538 genomic DNA contains:
- a CDS encoding IS1182 family transposase codes for MISKQETFNLSPYMALYDLIIPKDNMLRQINELVDFSFILDELKSKYCLDNGRNAIPPIRMFKYLLLKVIHDLSDADLVERSKYDMSFKYFLEMAPEDDVIDSSSLTKFRRLRLQDVNLIDLLIQKTVEIALEKGLLLSKMVIVDATHTKARYNQKSPKEFLQEKSKNVRKAVYQLDENMVGKFPEKPTSNEVTEELDYCRQVVEVVETQSKVAQIPAVKEKLNVLKEVIDDYENQLSYSNDPDARVGHKSADSAFFGFKTHIAMSDERIITAAVVTTGEKSDGHYLQELVEKSKEAGMEIETVIGDAAYSAKDNLQYAKSKELQLISKLNSVITNGSGQRKIEFDYNKDAGMFVCPAGHLAIRKALSKNKNKNKNPKMAFYFDIEKCKVCQMREGCYKDEAKSKTYNVTIKSIEHEEQAAFQETDAFKQLAKNRYKIEAKNSELKNPHGYKTAISAGLFGMQIQGATTIFAVNLKRILKLLNEKV; via the coding sequence ATGATTTCTAAACAGGAAACATTCAATTTGAGCCCGTACATGGCGTTGTACGATTTAATTATCCCAAAGGACAATATGCTTCGCCAAATTAATGAACTTGTGGATTTCTCATTTATTCTAGACGAACTAAAATCGAAATACTGTTTAGATAATGGCCGTAACGCGATTCCACCGATTCGTATGTTTAAATATTTACTATTAAAAGTGATTCATGATCTATCGGATGCCGACCTTGTCGAGCGTTCAAAATACGATATGTCCTTTAAATATTTTTTAGAGATGGCACCAGAAGATGATGTAATCGATTCAAGTTCACTGACAAAATTCCGTCGACTTCGTCTCCAAGATGTGAATTTAATAGATTTACTGATTCAGAAAACAGTTGAAATTGCCTTAGAAAAAGGGCTACTACTAAGTAAAATGGTCATCGTTGACGCTACCCATACAAAGGCTCGTTATAATCAAAAATCGCCAAAAGAATTTTTACAGGAAAAATCTAAAAATGTACGTAAAGCCGTGTATCAACTCGACGAAAACATGGTTGGAAAATTCCCTGAGAAGCCTACGTCAAATGAAGTCACAGAAGAATTAGATTACTGTCGTCAAGTAGTTGAAGTGGTGGAAACGCAATCAAAGGTTGCACAAATCCCGGCTGTGAAAGAAAAATTAAATGTTTTAAAAGAAGTGATTGATGATTATGAGAATCAGTTAAGCTATTCAAATGATCCCGATGCGCGGGTTGGACATAAGTCGGCTGACTCGGCTTTCTTTGGTTTCAAAACGCATATTGCGATGAGTGATGAACGAATTATTACGGCTGCGGTTGTGACAACAGGTGAAAAAAGTGATGGTCATTATCTTCAAGAACTAGTTGAAAAAAGTAAAGAGGCAGGTATGGAAATTGAAACGGTGATTGGTGACGCCGCTTATTCTGCGAAAGATAACTTACAATATGCTAAATCAAAAGAGCTCCAATTAATTTCAAAGTTAAATTCAGTCATTACAAACGGTAGCGGACAACGAAAAATCGAATTTGATTACAATAAAGATGCTGGTATGTTTGTCTGTCCAGCTGGGCATCTAGCTATTCGAAAGGCACTTTCTAAGAATAAAAATAAGAATAAAAATCCGAAAATGGCATTTTATTTTGATATTGAAAAATGTAAAGTCTGCCAGATGCGTGAGGGCTGTTATAAGGATGAGGCAAAAAGTAAAACCTATAATGTGACCATTAAATCAATTGAACATGAAGAACAAGCTGCTTTCCAAGAAACTGATGCATTTAAACAGCTTGCGAAAAACCGTTATAAAATAGAGGCGAAAAATAGTGAATTAAAAAATCCGCATGGCTATAAAACAGCCATATCAGCGGGTTTATTTGGCATGCAAATCCAAGGTGCCACAACGATATTTGCGGTGAATCTCAAACGAATATTGAAACTGCTAAATGAAAAAGTGTAA
- a CDS encoding AAA domain-containing protein, protein MTPKIAAVEQVRCHIVLTNTAREAIKQHVQDEHAFFNLQKNFLVYVEKLSVETTQLNLTLFFDNEKNIKLNQKFQDRVVIMDCVFDLKTGLLAKSFRTRGKGTPVATNRRAALQIQFVPTRISGHTYQEKFIQTLAALPVAQERFDYVNKRISSWEGYLKVLDKNAAIEDIKANFTSVQFNADFTHMTLNCSGIDQKQWKQLKGLSTRIQGFKQEVGEVVKVNRGQHSAQIELKPAIAKLARKNELNFQSETVEFTNASTKSQLKRLLKGFERLKEGLAANANLENILFEDKPVIAERRKDVELEFHNNLNEFQRDAVIGAMSAEDLYVIQGPPGTGKTTVISEICYQNAKAGLKTLVASQSNLAVDNALSRLLSNKDIRILRYGRTESIEEEGKKFIEENVAAYWKEQTYEAITAEISAHEQKEATLNSEITICQEAIEVLKEEQLKLLLAIEQKEAAKAELHVLADQITTLKKQLATCKKVREETEVILEKLTITKETLTSVVDALTNQLATFDSVKTMAEKLPQLTSQMTDMTKELELAKKQHELQQLMHRLQQVEQQQATMQMSSNHDAIIEKIGELKKVHQIEQFMHTHQIRRSYVMDRLLTALERIHPQMETYKPLKEIRARLDKAIIYSETTLGIHVETPNLPMNHSYSLNEVNEFLTKLSHAFATKRVNATNGTRSIQGLHLRKQYLDQVQEKYMEYIRETLIIFDKLKEEIIEQFKQQNGTQQAVLQQLTNEQMTIQQRIQEAQAFIQTLNITTARPVEQLQALRLQLDTDLKQLEHNQVSREQVQQQYDSKLTELTLLQEQIINGELLLEEKNDEFKQVNATGLALEKKREQLELLTKQNPELALEKTHEQIQQTTAEIAQFTQQITMLPVTQALQLEWQGLLQNANDHDLNEIRKLYVKHANVIGTTCVASANKEFMDNYPTFDVVIIDEVSKATPPELLLPMLKGAKIILVGDHHQLPPLVGDETFEETLEQVIKDSDTFEEKRELEKLLEESLFERLYKNLPHTNKKMLAIQYRMHENIMATIAPFYKNENEELQCGLTDSDEQRDHKLESKFISRKNHLLWLDMPSKQGYFEERMKEGSSLFNAAELDTIKSMLLDLNAATGKAKEDGLISQEALKSVGVISFYAEQVKRINRLIEQEIEVPHLHIRTGSVDKFQGMEMDVILVSMVRNNDNKHGDIGFAKDYRRLNVALSRARELLILIGSTDMFTKRPKQEQTRHMYKQLLEVVKAQNGYRDAPQAIV, encoded by the coding sequence ATGACACCCAAAATTGCTGCAGTAGAGCAGGTTCGTTGCCATATTGTTTTAACAAATACTGCACGAGAAGCGATTAAACAGCATGTTCAAGATGAACACGCCTTTTTTAACTTGCAAAAAAACTTCCTTGTATATGTGGAAAAACTCTCCGTGGAAACAACACAGCTTAATTTAACGCTATTTTTTGATAATGAAAAAAACATCAAGCTAAATCAAAAATTCCAAGACCGCGTTGTCATTATGGACTGTGTGTTTGATTTGAAAACGGGCTTACTTGCCAAAAGCTTCCGAACGCGCGGAAAGGGTACGCCTGTTGCAACGAATCGCCGCGCAGCATTGCAAATTCAATTTGTACCGACGAGAATTAGTGGTCATACATACCAGGAGAAATTTATTCAAACGCTTGCGGCACTTCCTGTCGCACAGGAGCGTTTTGACTATGTCAATAAACGAATTTCGAGTTGGGAAGGCTACTTAAAGGTACTTGATAAAAATGCGGCTATAGAAGATATTAAAGCCAATTTCACCTCCGTTCAGTTTAATGCAGACTTTACACATATGACGCTAAATTGCTCTGGAATCGATCAAAAGCAGTGGAAGCAACTTAAAGGCCTAAGCACACGCATCCAAGGCTTTAAGCAAGAAGTGGGTGAGGTGGTCAAGGTAAACCGAGGCCAGCATTCCGCCCAAATCGAATTAAAGCCAGCCATAGCAAAACTAGCACGCAAAAATGAACTCAATTTCCAATCTGAGACTGTCGAATTTACAAATGCTTCAACGAAATCGCAACTGAAACGCTTGCTAAAAGGCTTTGAACGGTTAAAAGAAGGGTTAGCCGCGAACGCCAATCTCGAAAACATCTTATTTGAAGACAAACCGGTTATTGCCGAGCGTCGAAAAGATGTAGAACTGGAATTCCATAACAATTTAAACGAATTCCAGCGTGATGCCGTTATTGGCGCGATGAGCGCGGAAGATTTATATGTTATTCAAGGACCTCCTGGCACCGGCAAAACGACTGTTATTTCTGAAATTTGCTATCAAAATGCAAAGGCTGGATTAAAAACACTTGTTGCCTCACAGTCGAACTTAGCTGTAGACAATGCTCTTAGCCGTTTACTGTCAAACAAGGACATTCGTATTCTACGCTACGGGCGCACCGAGAGTATTGAAGAAGAAGGCAAAAAGTTTATCGAGGAAAACGTTGCTGCATATTGGAAAGAGCAAACATATGAAGCGATCACAGCAGAAATTTCCGCGCATGAGCAAAAAGAAGCTACGCTAAATTCTGAAATCACAATATGTCAAGAGGCAATAGAGGTCCTTAAAGAAGAACAACTAAAACTTCTGCTAGCAATTGAGCAAAAGGAAGCAGCAAAAGCCGAGCTGCATGTGCTTGCGGACCAAATTACGACATTAAAAAAACAGCTTGCAACATGCAAAAAAGTGCGTGAGGAAACAGAAGTTATACTTGAAAAGTTAACCATAACAAAAGAAACATTAACGTCTGTCGTTGATGCCCTTACAAATCAGCTTGCCACTTTTGACTCAGTTAAGACCATGGCCGAAAAGCTACCGCAGCTAACATCTCAAATGACAGATATGACGAAGGAGCTTGAGCTAGCAAAGAAACAGCATGAACTTCAGCAATTAATGCATAGACTACAGCAGGTTGAACAGCAACAAGCAACAATGCAAATGAGTTCGAATCACGATGCCATTATCGAAAAAATTGGCGAGCTAAAAAAGGTTCATCAAATTGAACAGTTTATGCACACGCACCAAATTCGTAGAAGCTATGTGATGGACCGTTTACTAACGGCACTTGAGCGTATACACCCCCAAATGGAAACGTATAAGCCGTTAAAGGAAATCCGTGCACGTCTTGATAAAGCGATTATTTATAGCGAGACAACTCTTGGGATTCATGTTGAAACACCGAATTTACCAATGAACCACAGTTATTCTTTAAATGAGGTCAATGAATTTTTGACCAAACTTAGTCATGCCTTTGCTACAAAGCGTGTGAATGCAACTAACGGAACGCGTTCGATTCAAGGATTGCACCTACGTAAGCAATATTTAGACCAAGTGCAAGAAAAGTACATGGAATATATTCGCGAGACGCTTATTATTTTTGACAAGCTAAAAGAAGAAATTATCGAGCAGTTTAAACAGCAGAACGGTACACAACAAGCGGTGCTGCAACAATTAACAAACGAGCAGATGACGATACAGCAGCGAATCCAGGAAGCACAAGCCTTTATACAAACCTTGAATATTACTACGGCACGTCCAGTAGAACAGTTACAAGCATTACGTTTACAGCTTGATACAGACTTAAAACAGCTAGAACATAATCAAGTATCACGCGAACAAGTCCAGCAGCAGTACGATTCGAAATTAACTGAGCTCACTTTATTACAAGAGCAAATAATAAATGGTGAGTTGTTACTAGAAGAGAAAAACGACGAATTCAAGCAAGTAAATGCGACCGGATTAGCCTTAGAAAAAAAACGTGAACAGCTAGAGCTTCTCACAAAGCAAAATCCAGAACTCGCACTAGAAAAAACGCACGAGCAAATACAGCAAACAACTGCAGAAATTGCTCAGTTTACACAACAAATTACAATGTTACCAGTAACACAAGCCCTTCAACTGGAATGGCAAGGCCTACTTCAAAACGCAAATGATCACGATCTAAATGAAATTCGCAAATTATACGTAAAGCATGCAAATGTCATTGGGACAACATGTGTCGCTTCTGCCAATAAAGAGTTTATGGATAATTATCCAACATTTGACGTTGTTATTATTGATGAAGTATCGAAGGCGACACCACCAGAACTACTATTACCCATGCTAAAGGGCGCAAAAATTATCCTGGTTGGGGATCATCATCAGCTGCCACCACTCGTTGGCGATGAAACATTTGAAGAAACGCTTGAGCAGGTCATTAAAGATAGTGATACATTTGAGGAAAAACGCGAATTAGAAAAACTCTTAGAAGAATCACTCTTCGAACGTTTATATAAAAATTTACCGCATACAAATAAAAAGATGCTAGCAATCCAATATCGCATGCATGAAAACATAATGGCGACGATTGCGCCGTTTTATAAAAATGAAAACGAAGAACTCCAATGCGGGTTAACAGATTCCGATGAGCAGCGTGACCATAAGCTTGAAAGCAAGTTCATCTCGCGTAAGAATCATTTATTATGGCTTGATATGCCAAGTAAACAAGGCTATTTCGAGGAGCGTATGAAGGAAGGCTCTAGTTTATTTAATGCGGCAGAGCTTGATACGATTAAATCAATGCTGCTTGACCTAAACGCAGCAACGGGAAAAGCGAAAGAAGACGGCTTGATCTCACAAGAGGCATTAAAATCAGTTGGTGTCATATCGTTCTACGCAGAGCAAGTGAAACGTATTAACCGTCTCATTGAACAAGAAATCGAAGTTCCGCATCTCCACATCCGTACAGGTTCTGTCGATAAGTTCCAAGGGATGGAGATGGACGTCATTTTAGTCAGTATGGTGCGTAATAATGACAATAAACACGGCGATATCGGCTTTGCAAAGGATTACCGCCGTCTGAACGTAGCCTTGTCTCGTGCGCGTGAGCTACTCATTTTAATCGGCAGTACGGACATGTTCACGAAGCGTCCGAAACAGGAGCAAACACGCCATATGTACAAGCAGCTACTCGAAGTCGTGAAGGCGCAAAACGGCTATCGTGATGCGCCTCAAGCTATTGTTTAA
- a CDS encoding IS1182 family transposase: MISNQETLNLSPFMAIYDFVVPKDNMLRQINELVDFSFILEELKTKYCLDNGRNAIPPIRMFKYLLLKAIHDVSDVDLVERSRYDMSFKYFLDLAPEDDVIDPSSLTKFRRLRLKDVGLLDMLIGKTVEIALEKKLIKSNTIIVDATHTKARYNQKSPKEFLQEKSKNVRKAIYKIDESMKNKFPAKNTSNEVKDEVTYCEKLIEVIEKEPQVAQVPAVKERLNMLKEVVEDYQAHLSYSSDSDARKGHKSADSSFFGYKTHIALSNERIITAAVITTGEKSDGKYLQELIEKSKQAGMDVDTVIGDTAYSEKANIEYTKEEKIALVSKLNPVISEGNRKEEDKFEYNKDAGRFVCKAGHLAVRKAITGKKGRKKNQLETHYFDIEKCKVCPLRVGCYKEGAKSKTYSVSLKSETHAEQLAFQQTDEFIQLAKERYKVEAKNSELKNGHGYDTASSAGLFGMEIQGATTIFAVNLKRILKLINEKE; encoded by the coding sequence ATGATTTCAAACCAAGAAACACTCAATTTAAGCCCTTTTATGGCGATTTACGATTTTGTTGTGCCAAAAGATAACATGCTTCGTCAAATCAATGAACTCGTGGATTTTTCATTTATTCTAGAAGAACTGAAAACTAAATACTGTTTGGATAACGGTCGAAATGCGATCCCGCCCATCCGTATGTTTAAATACCTATTATTGAAAGCGATTCACGATGTATCAGACGTTGATTTAGTAGAACGTTCTAGATACGACATGTCCTTTAAATATTTCTTAGATTTGGCGCCAGAAGATGACGTCATTGATCCAAGTTCCCTCACAAAATTCCGCAGACTGCGTCTAAAAGATGTCGGTCTATTAGACATGCTTATTGGGAAAACGGTTGAAATCGCACTTGAAAAGAAACTCATTAAAAGTAATACAATTATTGTGGACGCCACACATACAAAAGCACGTTACAATCAAAAGTCACCAAAAGAATTCCTACAAGAAAAATCAAAGAATGTCCGAAAAGCAATTTATAAAATCGATGAATCGATGAAAAACAAGTTTCCTGCCAAAAATACTTCTAACGAAGTAAAAGATGAAGTAACTTACTGTGAAAAATTAATTGAAGTAATCGAAAAGGAACCACAAGTTGCGCAAGTACCTGCTGTCAAGGAACGCTTAAATATGTTAAAGGAAGTTGTGGAGGATTACCAAGCGCACCTTTCCTATTCATCAGATTCGGATGCACGAAAAGGTCATAAATCAGCTGACTCATCTTTCTTTGGCTATAAAACACACATTGCGTTAAGTAATGAGCGAATCATTACAGCTGCAGTCATCACGACAGGTGAAAAAAGTGATGGGAAGTACTTACAAGAATTGATTGAAAAAAGTAAACAAGCAGGTATGGACGTGGACACGGTTATTGGAGATACAGCTTATTCTGAGAAAGCAAATATTGAATATACAAAAGAAGAAAAAATTGCTCTTGTTTCAAAATTAAATCCCGTTATCTCAGAAGGCAATCGAAAAGAAGAAGACAAATTCGAATACAACAAGGATGCTGGACGATTTGTCTGTAAAGCAGGGCATTTAGCAGTACGAAAAGCAATAACTGGTAAAAAAGGACGAAAAAAAAATCAATTAGAGACACATTATTTTGATATTGAAAAATGCAAAGTATGTCCATTACGTGTTGGGTGTTACAAGGAAGGTGCGAAAAGTAAAACCTATTCGGTAAGCTTAAAATCCGAAACACACGCGGAGCAACTCGCCTTTCAACAAACAGATGAATTTATCCAGTTAGCGAAGGAACGCTATAAAGTGGAAGCAAAAAATAGTGAGTTAAAAAATGGACACGGGTACGATACGGCATCGTCTGCGGGTCTATTTGGCATGGAGATTCAAGGTGCCACAACAATATTCGCCGTAAACCTCAAGCGAATACTAAAGCTAATAAACGAAAAAGAGTAA
- a CDS encoding gamma-type small acid-soluble spore protein, producing the protein MPNNNNNQNVNQIRQQIQQAEANKKQASGRNATPNAMNEEFGNETDVNQIRQQIQQAEANKKQASGQFANNGYENDTN; encoded by the coding sequence ATGCCAAATAATAACAACAACCAAAACGTTAACCAAATTAGACAACAAATCCAACAAGCAGAAGCTAACAAAAAACAAGCTTCTGGTCGTAATGCAACTCCGAATGCAATGAACGAAGAATTCGGGAATGAGACTGATGTTAACCAAATTAGACAACAAATCCAACAAGCAGAAGCTAACAAAAAACAAGCTTCTGGTCAATTTGCAAATAATGGTTACGAAAACGATACAAATTAA
- a CDS encoding YczE/YyaS/YitT family protein: MKKEFYWRCLFFLAGILVLSFGLALVIKGQAIGVGSWDVLHIGLAQTVGLTIGSWSIILGFIILAVNGFITKSWPQLGTYLDMIISGVFLDIFIYLLPEVDGLFMQFLAFIAGIVLLGFGCGMYMVANIGVGPRDTLMILLVQRLGWSVNRARTTLEVVVAVVGFVLGGPIGVGTLIMAFGLGPVVQWALTININLFQRVSGVDSAILG; the protein is encoded by the coding sequence GTGAAAAAAGAATTTTATTGGCGCTGCCTGTTCTTTTTAGCAGGTATTCTTGTGCTATCTTTTGGTTTAGCGCTTGTTATAAAGGGACAGGCAATTGGTGTAGGCTCTTGGGATGTATTACATATCGGACTTGCGCAAACAGTAGGCCTAACAATTGGTTCATGGTCTATAATTTTAGGCTTTATAATACTTGCAGTGAACGGCTTCATCACGAAAAGTTGGCCGCAATTAGGAACCTATTTAGATATGATCATATCCGGGGTTTTCCTTGATATTTTCATCTATTTACTACCAGAAGTGGACGGTCTATTTATGCAATTCTTAGCCTTTATTGCAGGTATAGTGTTATTGGGTTTCGGATGCGGGATGTATATGGTTGCAAATATCGGTGTGGGTCCACGTGATACACTTATGATCCTTCTTGTGCAGCGTTTAGGTTGGAGCGTAAACCGTGCGCGTACGACGTTGGAAGTAGTCGTTGCGGTCGTTGGCTTTGTATTAGGTGGCCCAATTGGTGTCGGTACGCTTATTATGGCATTCGGTTTAGGCCCAGTTGTACAATGGGCGCTAACAATAAATATAAATTTATTTCAACGAGTATCTGGCGTTGACAGTGCCATTCTTGGATAA
- a CDS encoding nucleoside-diphosphate sugar epimerase — MELQALQKKLAKQLTQNLKVRIVQEDSFCIPVHTLQVSYHPVQRTAMDILMKMMLISFSKAEIEHVETLAHILLVEPLFINDLTNKMVKTGIITKETGTYQLTSKGEQQLVNGIFEEELELTSRILQYSTVHKAILHGDIEEVLEFGEFPELFAYLEQEELGDVDNSLLISELVAMQDNTDDDDTPQTYITSIASTEELQINDVPYVQFVLYEAAEDRYFARIYNTLTNSWDEVVEQLVNEKERTSWREKFA; from the coding sequence ATGGAATTACAAGCATTACAGAAAAAACTAGCGAAGCAATTAACTCAAAATCTCAAGGTACGTATCGTGCAGGAAGACAGTTTTTGTATTCCTGTGCATACGTTACAAGTTTCATACCATCCCGTTCAACGCACAGCAATGGATATTTTAATGAAAATGATGCTTATTTCATTTAGCAAAGCAGAAATTGAGCATGTGGAAACGCTCGCACATATATTACTAGTAGAGCCTTTATTTATTAATGATTTAACGAATAAGATGGTAAAAACCGGAATCATTACGAAGGAAACGGGCACATACCAGTTAACATCCAAGGGTGAACAGCAACTCGTGAATGGGATTTTTGAAGAAGAATTAGAGCTCACATCACGCATCCTTCAATACAGCACTGTACACAAAGCCATTTTACATGGGGATATAGAAGAAGTGCTTGAGTTTGGTGAATTCCCCGAATTATTTGCTTATTTAGAACAAGAAGAGCTTGGTGACGTGGATAACTCACTTTTAATTAGTGAACTTGTAGCCATGCAAGATAATACAGATGACGATGACACACCGCAAACGTATATTACTTCGATTGCTTCTACAGAGGAATTACAAATTAATGATGTGCCGTATGTTCAATTTGTTTTATATGAAGCAGCGGAAGATCGTTACTTTGCGCGAATTTATAATACGTTAACAAACAGCTGGGATGAAGTTGTCGAACAACTCGTCAATGAAAAGGAACGAACTAGCTGGCGCGAAAAATTCGCCTAA
- a CDS encoding helix-turn-helix domain-containing protein, whose product MRLEVKLKQLMKERNVTQVQLAEMTGLRQAAISELVNNQRQSIRKEYLEKICEVFGITRIEDILELVEDK is encoded by the coding sequence ATGCGATTAGAAGTGAAATTGAAGCAACTAATGAAGGAACGAAATGTTACTCAGGTACAATTAGCGGAAATGACGGGGTTAAGGCAAGCTGCTATTAGCGAATTAGTGAATAATCAACGACAGTCTATACGTAAAGAATACCTCGAAAAAATTTGTGAAGTATTCGGCATTACACGTATTGAGGATATATTAGAACTTGTAGAAGACAAATAA
- a CDS encoding HesB/YadR/YfhF family protein, with protein MDIIITEEAMTWFLEEMEVEQGDFIRFYARYGGSSPFHEGFSLGMNREQPHEVGVDTEINGVHFYVEKSDEWFFNEHDLHVSVDAALDELAYHYKKN; from the coding sequence TTGGATATTATTATTACTGAGGAAGCAATGACTTGGTTTTTAGAAGAAATGGAAGTAGAGCAAGGAGATTTTATTCGTTTTTATGCACGCTACGGTGGCTCTTCCCCGTTTCACGAAGGGTTTTCGCTCGGCATGAATCGTGAGCAACCACATGAAGTAGGTGTGGATACTGAAATTAATGGAGTACACTTTTACGTTGAAAAAAGTGACGAGTGGTTTTTCAATGAACATGATTTGCACGTATCCGTGGATGCGGCTCTCGATGAACTCGCATATCATTACAAAAAAAATTAA
- a CDS encoding acyl-CoA thioesterase: MFISEKQVEIRYAETDQMGIVYHANYLIWCEIGRTQFVKDIGYDYAKLEADGYLSPVMDFSIQYKAAMHYGQTATVRTWVESHSKLRTSYGYEVLHEDGTVAAKATSLHIIVKKENLRPVALSKIDPVWDAKYTKAARNKE, translated from the coding sequence ATGTTTATTAGTGAAAAACAAGTAGAAATTCGTTATGCGGAGACAGACCAAATGGGTATTGTCTACCATGCAAACTATTTAATTTGGTGTGAGATAGGACGTACACAGTTTGTAAAAGATATAGGCTATGATTATGCAAAGCTTGAGGCGGATGGATATTTATCGCCTGTAATGGATTTCTCAATTCAATACAAAGCAGCCATGCATTACGGTCAAACTGCCACTGTACGCACATGGGTAGAATCGCATTCGAAATTACGTACTTCATATGGGTATGAAGTGTTACATGAAGACGGGACGGTTGCAGCAAAGGCCACATCGCTTCATATTATAGTTAAAAAAGAAAATTTACGTCCAGTTGCACTGTCTAAAATTGATCCTGTTTGGGATGCAAAATATACAAAAGCCGCACGTAATAAAGAATAA
- the metA gene encoding homoserine O-acetyltransferase MetA — translation MPINIPKHLPAGERLKEEKIFVMEEDRAKTQQIRPLNILVFNLMPEKEKTELQLLRLLGNTPLQVNVTFLNTATYESKNVSKSHLDTFYQTFDEIKHRRYDGLIITGAPVEKMDFEAVGYWEEIKTIMDWANANVTSIMYICWGAQAALYHHFGIGKFELPKKCSGIYSHVITDLTVDLVRGFSDEYVAPHSRHTSVSIDEVRAHPNLRLLSYSDNAGVFIVQSKNNKHIMITGHLEYDASTLSDEYYRDLEKGDEIEMPVNYFPYDDSTKAPKNTWRAHSHLLFYNWLNYYVYQETPYNWHFVEDAIEFHI, via the coding sequence ATGCCAATTAATATACCGAAACATTTACCCGCTGGAGAGCGATTGAAAGAAGAAAAAATTTTCGTAATGGAAGAAGACCGTGCGAAAACACAGCAAATCCGTCCTTTAAACATTTTAGTGTTTAATTTAATGCCGGAAAAAGAGAAAACCGAATTACAATTACTACGCTTATTAGGGAATACACCACTTCAAGTAAACGTGACATTTCTAAATACCGCTACATACGAATCAAAAAACGTCTCAAAATCTCACTTAGATACGTTTTATCAAACATTCGATGAAATCAAACACCGCCGCTATGACGGACTAATTATTACCGGGGCACCCGTTGAAAAAATGGACTTTGAAGCAGTTGGTTATTGGGAAGAAATTAAAACCATAATGGATTGGGCAAATGCCAATGTGACGTCAATCATGTATATATGTTGGGGCGCACAGGCAGCACTCTATCATCACTTTGGCATCGGAAAATTTGAGCTACCGAAAAAATGCTCTGGTATTTACTCACATGTCATTACCGATTTAACGGTAGACCTTGTACGCGGCTTTAGTGATGAATATGTCGCACCACACTCAAGACATACATCGGTTTCGATTGATGAGGTACGCGCACACCCTAATTTACGTTTACTAAGTTATTCAGATAACGCAGGGGTCTTTATTGTACAGTCGAAAAACAATAAGCATATTATGATTACCGGCCATCTAGAATACGATGCATCTACGCTCTCGGATGAATATTACCGTGATTTAGAGAAGGGCGACGAAATTGAGATGCCTGTGAACTACTTCCCGTACGACGATTCAACAAAGGCACCTAAAAATACTTGGCGCGCGCATTCCCACTTGCTGTTTTACAACTGGTTAAACTACTACGTATACCAAGAAACACCTTATAATTGGCATTTTGTTGAAGATGCGATTGAATTTCATATTTAG